The stretch of DNA CTATTTTGTATTATAATAAATTTATGAAGACCAAAAAGGGCGAAAAGGAAAAGCTAAGACGTGTGATTTTGGAAAATGCGATTTCGTATTTTAAAAAGAATGGTCGTAGCGGATCTGCTTCTGAAGATCTTATGAAAAATATGGGACTTACGCGGGGTGCGCTTTACAGTCACTTCAAATCAAAAGATGATTTGTTCGCCCACGCTGTCAGCCATGATTTGACTCGCTTAGAAGAAATCACTGAACTGATAATCAACCGCGATGGGCCCAAAGCCTTACGCACAATGATTGAAGCACATCTTTCTGAAAATAGTCTGACCGATATTGAAAACAGCTGCGCATTCACGTCCCTAAGCAGTGATATGAACAGAAGTAAGGCGGCTCACCGGGCGATTTATGAAGATCATATGGATCGCATTTACGCGCTCTTTGCGAAGGCCCTTCATCAGCAGTTTCCGGAAGATACTCCCGAACAAAGCTATTTTAAGGCGCAGAATCTTTATTCGGGATTGGTCGGCACGCTGTCAATGGCGCGAACGATGAAAGATCGCGCCAAGGCTTTACAGATATTAGAGTCAGGCCGGCAATTTCTGATCTCTCAGTTCACAAGATCAGAAACGCCACGGGCCTGAACCACCGGCTTCTATCTGCCAATTTTAAAACTGTCCTGCATCAACGATATATAACTCTCTTCGTTTGACTCGCGTCTGGCTGTCACCCAAGGTAAAATATCTTTCGTTGGCAAATAGCGCAGTCGGTAACTTGAATCATTGGCCGCTTCAAAAATAGACTCTGCGACTTGCTCTTCTGTTCCTCGCCGTTCAAGGCGCATATTCGCAAATAACTGAGCGGTCTTTTCTTCATAACTTTTATAAGATTCAATTCCAACAGCCAATGCCTCTTTGGCAACTCTGGCACCAAACTGAGTCGATACAACGCCTCCGGGCTCTACCAATTTGACCTTAATTCCTTGAGAAGCCAGCTCATACGAAAGAGACTCTGAAAAGCCTTCCACCGCAAATTTACTTGCACAGTATAACGAAGACGACGGCAGCCCAAATATGCCAGCACCAGAAGTGATATTGATGATGGTGCCACTTCCCTGCTTACGCATGTACGGCAAAACGGCTCGTGTTACGTCCATAAGACCAAATACATTTACCGAAAATTGCTCTTTGATTTTTTCAGGCGGAGTACTTTCAAACACTCCAAAAAGTCCAAACCCCGCATTATTCACCAAGACATCAATGCTGCCAAACATGGCGACACCTTGCTCTAGGGCTGTCGTTATGGACTGTCGATCTTCGACATCAAGTCGTAAAATCTGGATCCCCGAAATGTCTTTCAAAAATGTGTCCTTTTCCGGGTTTCGCATGGTTGCGATGACGTTCCATCCTTTATTGGCGAAATAGATCGCGGTCGTTCGACCAAAGCCAGAAGAGCAACCGGTAATAAGCACTGTCTTTTTCATTTTGAACCTCCATTACAAGTTCAATATTACGCCTCCTTGATGTATTATATAAGCGAATAGTATTGCACAGATTATGCAATAAATTCGAACAATGGAGATCCCATGTATTCTATCCCCGAGTTATTAGGCTTACGCATGGTTGCTAAACGTCGCAACTTTAGGAAGGCCGCCGCAGAGCTAAATATTTCAGCCTCAACCCTTTCGCATCAGATAAATCAGCTTGAGAAACAACTGGGAGTGCGTTTATTAAATCGCACAACTCGAAGTGTCGCCCTGACTGAAGCCGGAACTTCTTTCTTACAACGAATCGAGCCCGCACTTGATGAGATTGCAAAAGCCTTTGAGTCTGCCAACGATTTCAAAGAAACACCCAGCGGGCAACTTCGCTTTAATATTTCTGCAGCTGCGGCAACTTATGTGCTGATGCCATATATTAAAAAATTTATTAAACTTTACCCGCAAGTCACCATTGATATTACTTCGGACTCACGCCTAGTTGACATCGTGAAGGATGGATATGATTTCGGTGTGAGGGGTTCCGATCTGGTCGCCAAAGACATGGTCGCATTGCCTATCGGCCCCAACACTCTTAGTTTTGCCGTGGTAGGAAGTCCGCAATACATGAAACT from Bdellovibrio bacteriovorus encodes:
- a CDS encoding LysR family transcriptional regulator; translated protein: MYSIPELLGLRMVAKRRNFRKAAAELNISASTLSHQINQLEKQLGVRLLNRTTRSVALTEAGTSFLQRIEPALDEIAKAFESANDFKETPSGQLRFNISAAAATYVLMPYIKKFIKLYPQVTIDITSDSRLVDIVKDGYDFGVRGSDLVAKDMVALPIGPNTLSFAVVGSPQYMKLHGTPKHPKDLLNHQCLRYRLGSGAIYQWEFESRGKDIKIDVPGSVIIDDDMISLSAALSGIGLSYQSEWSVAKFIKQGLLVRCLENWTPAYPALSLYYPSSRNKSAAAKAFVKMVREFPGLEPATI
- a CDS encoding TetR/AcrR family transcriptional regulator, translated to MKTKKGEKEKLRRVILENAISYFKKNGRSGSASEDLMKNMGLTRGALYSHFKSKDDLFAHAVSHDLTRLEEITELIINRDGPKALRTMIEAHLSENSLTDIENSCAFTSLSSDMNRSKAAHRAIYEDHMDRIYALFAKALHQQFPEDTPEQSYFKAQNLYSGLVGTLSMARTMKDRAKALQILESGRQFLISQFTRSETPRA
- a CDS encoding SDR family oxidoreductase; amino-acid sequence: MKKTVLITGCSSGFGRTTAIYFANKGWNVIATMRNPEKDTFLKDISGIQILRLDVEDRQSITTALEQGVAMFGSIDVLVNNAGFGLFGVFESTPPEKIKEQFSVNVFGLMDVTRAVLPYMRKQGSGTIINITSGAGIFGLPSSSLYCASKFAVEGFSESLSYELASQGIKVKLVEPGGVVSTQFGARVAKEALAVGIESYKSYEEKTAQLFANMRLERRGTEEQVAESIFEAANDSSYRLRYLPTKDILPWVTARRESNEESYISLMQDSFKIGR